A window of Primulina tabacum isolate GXHZ01 chromosome 4, ASM2559414v2, whole genome shotgun sequence contains these coding sequences:
- the LOC142543384 gene encoding receptor-like cytosolic serine/threonine-protein kinase RBK2 isoform X2 produces MEIARDPLTSPRGSDNACNAAAESSEGQFFVIGKKLIFSASAISLSDKELRALTIEDETMEECLVTEEVREEANTVICSVTRTLDSEAETSEKSDSPWKGFIRKLKKGPTMHLHTFHPTLPHLPSIKKLSRRRTRNTQSLPALPPHIEADLYYCFETSWKNFSLSDLQEITDNFNHDNLIGEGGYSEVYKGHLGDGQLVAIKRLIRGTPEEMTADYLSELGILVHVNHPNIANVIGYGVEGGMHLVLPLSPNGSLASLLIDKKEKLGWSVRYNIALGIASGLSYLHEGCQRRIIHRDIKSANILLTEDFEPQISDFGLAKWLPDNWTHLDVSQFEGTFGYLAPELFIHGIVDEKTDVYAFGVLLLELISGRPALDESHNSVVMWAKPLLNKKCIVEIVDPSLDGSYESDQINRMCTVASLCTDQNSIERPQMSQVVRMLKGDDWVTQSKKKFQKRPALKRTCPLELIEEEECNSNKSSSERSLKSDNSLEQENQCLNGGS; encoded by the exons ATGGAAATTGCTCGTGACCCTTTAACTTCCCCAAG GGGAAGTGATAATGCATGCAATGCTGCTGCGGAGAGTTCTGAAGGACAATTTTTTGTGATAGGAAAGAAACTGATATTTTCTGCTTCAGCCATTTCTCTTTCTGATAAAG AATTGAGAGCTCTAACTATTGAGGACGAAACAATGGAAGAATGCTTGGTGACGGAGGAAGTTCGCGAGGAGGCAAACACGGTAATTTGTTCCGTTACAAGAACTTTAGATTCCGAGGCTGAAACAAGCGAGAAATCCGATTCTCCATGGAAAGGGTTTATTCGGAAACTGAAAAAGGGGCCAACAATGCATTTGCATACTTTTCATCCTACCTTACCTCACCTTCCTTCGATCAAGAAACTCTCGAGAAGAAGAACAAGAAATACACAGAGTTTGCCAGCATTGCCCCCTCATATAGAAGCCGACTTGTACTATTGCTTCGAAACTTCGTGGAAGAATTTTTCTCTTTCAGACCTCCAAGAAATAACCGATAACTTTAACCATG ATAACTTGATTGGAGAGGGGGGATACTCAGAAGTTTACAAGGGGCATTTGGGAGATGGTCAACTAGTAGCCATTAAGAGGTTGATTCGAGGAACTCCGGAGGAGATGACTGCAGATTATTTATCCGAGCTTGGAATACTAGTACATGTGAACCATCCAAATATTGCCAATGTGATTGGTTATGGAGTTGAAGGAGGGATGCACCTTGTTCTTCCTTTGTCACCAAATGGGAGTTTGGCATCTTTGCTTATCG ACAAAAAAGAGAAATTGGGATGGAGTGTAAGGTACAATATTGCTCTAGGCATTGCTTCCGGTTTATCATATCTGCACGAGGGGTGCCAACGAAGAATTATCCATAGAGATATCAAGTCTGCCAATATTTTACTCACTGAAGATTTTGAACCTCAG ATTTCTGATTTTGGTCTCGCAAAATGGCTTCCTGATAACTGGACTCACCTTGATGTTTCACAGTTTGAAGGAACGTTTGG CTATCTTGCCCCCGAGCTTTTTATTCATGGCATAGTTGATGAAAAGACCGATGTATATGCCTTTGGAGTACTGTTATTAGAGCTCATTAGTGGCCGGCCAGCTCTAGACGAGTCACACAACAGCGTTGTAATGTGG GCAAAACCTCTGCTAAACAAGAAATGTATTGTCGAGATTGTCGATCCATCATTAGATGGTTCATATGAATCTGATCAGATAAATCGTATGTGTACGGTTGCATCCCTATGTACAGATCAAAATTCAATTGAAAGGCCTCAAATGAGCCAG GTCGTAAGAATGCTAAAAGGTGATGACTGGGTAACTCAGAGCAAGAAAAAGTTCCAAAAGAGGCCTGCACTCAAGAGGACATGCCCTTTGGAGCTAATTGAGGAGGAAGAATGCAactcaaacaaatcatctagtgAAAGGAGCCTTAAATCTGATAACTCGTTGGAACAAGAAAACCAGTGTCTAAATGGCGGTTCCTGA
- the LOC142543384 gene encoding receptor-like cytosolic serine/threonine-protein kinase RBK2 isoform X1, translating to MEIARDPLTSPRFSNYRGSDNACNAAAESSEGQFFVIGKKLIFSASAISLSDKELRALTIEDETMEECLVTEEVREEANTVICSVTRTLDSEAETSEKSDSPWKGFIRKLKKGPTMHLHTFHPTLPHLPSIKKLSRRRTRNTQSLPALPPHIEADLYYCFETSWKNFSLSDLQEITDNFNHDNLIGEGGYSEVYKGHLGDGQLVAIKRLIRGTPEEMTADYLSELGILVHVNHPNIANVIGYGVEGGMHLVLPLSPNGSLASLLIDKKEKLGWSVRYNIALGIASGLSYLHEGCQRRIIHRDIKSANILLTEDFEPQISDFGLAKWLPDNWTHLDVSQFEGTFGYLAPELFIHGIVDEKTDVYAFGVLLLELISGRPALDESHNSVVMWAKPLLNKKCIVEIVDPSLDGSYESDQINRMCTVASLCTDQNSIERPQMSQVVRMLKGDDWVTQSKKKFQKRPALKRTCPLELIEEEECNSNKSSSERSLKSDNSLEQENQCLNGGS from the exons ATGGAAATTGCTCGTGACCCTTTAACTTCCCCAAG GTTCTCGAATTACAGGGGAAGTGATAATGCATGCAATGCTGCTGCGGAGAGTTCTGAAGGACAATTTTTTGTGATAGGAAAGAAACTGATATTTTCTGCTTCAGCCATTTCTCTTTCTGATAAAG AATTGAGAGCTCTAACTATTGAGGACGAAACAATGGAAGAATGCTTGGTGACGGAGGAAGTTCGCGAGGAGGCAAACACGGTAATTTGTTCCGTTACAAGAACTTTAGATTCCGAGGCTGAAACAAGCGAGAAATCCGATTCTCCATGGAAAGGGTTTATTCGGAAACTGAAAAAGGGGCCAACAATGCATTTGCATACTTTTCATCCTACCTTACCTCACCTTCCTTCGATCAAGAAACTCTCGAGAAGAAGAACAAGAAATACACAGAGTTTGCCAGCATTGCCCCCTCATATAGAAGCCGACTTGTACTATTGCTTCGAAACTTCGTGGAAGAATTTTTCTCTTTCAGACCTCCAAGAAATAACCGATAACTTTAACCATG ATAACTTGATTGGAGAGGGGGGATACTCAGAAGTTTACAAGGGGCATTTGGGAGATGGTCAACTAGTAGCCATTAAGAGGTTGATTCGAGGAACTCCGGAGGAGATGACTGCAGATTATTTATCCGAGCTTGGAATACTAGTACATGTGAACCATCCAAATATTGCCAATGTGATTGGTTATGGAGTTGAAGGAGGGATGCACCTTGTTCTTCCTTTGTCACCAAATGGGAGTTTGGCATCTTTGCTTATCG ACAAAAAAGAGAAATTGGGATGGAGTGTAAGGTACAATATTGCTCTAGGCATTGCTTCCGGTTTATCATATCTGCACGAGGGGTGCCAACGAAGAATTATCCATAGAGATATCAAGTCTGCCAATATTTTACTCACTGAAGATTTTGAACCTCAG ATTTCTGATTTTGGTCTCGCAAAATGGCTTCCTGATAACTGGACTCACCTTGATGTTTCACAGTTTGAAGGAACGTTTGG CTATCTTGCCCCCGAGCTTTTTATTCATGGCATAGTTGATGAAAAGACCGATGTATATGCCTTTGGAGTACTGTTATTAGAGCTCATTAGTGGCCGGCCAGCTCTAGACGAGTCACACAACAGCGTTGTAATGTGG GCAAAACCTCTGCTAAACAAGAAATGTATTGTCGAGATTGTCGATCCATCATTAGATGGTTCATATGAATCTGATCAGATAAATCGTATGTGTACGGTTGCATCCCTATGTACAGATCAAAATTCAATTGAAAGGCCTCAAATGAGCCAG GTCGTAAGAATGCTAAAAGGTGATGACTGGGTAACTCAGAGCAAGAAAAAGTTCCAAAAGAGGCCTGCACTCAAGAGGACATGCCCTTTGGAGCTAATTGAGGAGGAAGAATGCAactcaaacaaatcatctagtgAAAGGAGCCTTAAATCTGATAACTCGTTGGAACAAGAAAACCAGTGTCTAAATGGCGGTTCCTGA